Proteins found in one Lutimonas zeaxanthinifaciens genomic segment:
- the leuB gene encoding 3-isopropylmalate dehydrogenase, with product MKLKIALLAGDGIGPEVIDQAVKVSDAIAKKFNHEISWHPALTGAAAIDAVGDPYPEETHKICANSDAVLFGAIGHPRFDNDPSAKVRPEQGLLKMRKKLGLFANVRPTFTFPSLIDKSPLKKERIEGTDLVFLRELTGGIYFGKKGRENGGDVAYDHCVYSREEVQRLAKKGFEMAMNRGKKLCCVDKANVLETSRLWRETVQDMEKDYPEVEVSYEFVDAVAMRLVQWPNSYDVLITENLFGDILTDEASVISGSMGLMPSASVGSEVSLFEPIHGSYPQAAGKNIANPLATVLSAAMMFETGFGLHEEGAAIREVVNKSLAEGMVTEDLADGGKSYGTSEVGDWLAENI from the coding sequence ATGAAATTAAAAATTGCCCTTTTGGCAGGAGACGGAATTGGGCCTGAAGTAATTGATCAGGCCGTGAAAGTTTCTGATGCCATCGCAAAAAAGTTCAATCATGAAATTAGCTGGCACCCGGCATTGACAGGTGCTGCTGCAATTGATGCTGTGGGAGATCCTTATCCTGAAGAAACACACAAAATCTGTGCAAACTCAGATGCCGTACTTTTTGGAGCTATTGGGCATCCTCGATTTGACAATGACCCTTCTGCAAAAGTAAGGCCTGAACAAGGGTTGTTAAAGATGAGAAAAAAACTTGGCCTTTTTGCCAATGTGAGGCCGACTTTTACTTTTCCGTCACTGATCGATAAGTCTCCTTTAAAGAAGGAAAGGATTGAAGGAACTGACCTGGTATTTTTAAGAGAATTAACGGGTGGAATTTATTTCGGTAAAAAAGGAAGGGAGAATGGTGGTGACGTAGCCTATGATCATTGTGTTTATTCACGTGAAGAGGTTCAGCGACTGGCAAAAAAAGGATTTGAAATGGCCATGAACCGTGGCAAAAAACTTTGTTGCGTGGACAAGGCCAATGTATTGGAAACGTCAAGATTATGGAGGGAAACAGTTCAGGATATGGAAAAAGATTATCCAGAAGTAGAGGTCTCTTATGAATTCGTTGATGCGGTTGCCATGCGTCTCGTTCAATGGCCCAACTCGTATGATGTATTGATTACTGAGAATCTGTTTGGTGATATTTTAACTGATGAAGCATCAGTGATCTCCGGTTCAATGGGCTTGATGCCCTCTGCTTCAGTAGGTTCAGAAGTTTCTCTATTTGAACCAATACATGGTTCATATCCACAGGCTGCCGGTAAGAACATAGCAAACCCCTTGGCAACTGTATTGTCTGCTGCTATGATGTTTGAAACGGGATTTGGATTACATGAAGAAGGAGCGGCAATTCGTGAAGTAGTCAATAAATCATTGGCGGAAGGAATGGTTACCGAAGATCTTGCGGATGGAGGAAAGTCTTATGGTACATCAGAAGTAGGAGATTGGCTCGCTGAGAATATTTAG
- a CDS encoding alpha-isopropylmalate synthase regulatory domain-containing protein produces MAKKRRIEIMDTTLRDGEQTNGVSFSSSEKLTIAKLLLEELHVDRIEIASTRVSQGEFNAVKSITDWALDAGFIDKVEVLSFVDKGLSIKWMVETGAKVQNLLTKGSLNHLTHQLKKSPEQHFEEIGQSIGLARENGIETNVYLEDWSNGMRNSPEYVFQFLDFLSAQPIKRLLLPDTLGVLTPKESYDFIKQVKDRYPDMHVDFHAHNDYDLGVANVLEAVRAGADGLHLTLNGMGERAGNAPLASAVAVINDFVPEVKIAVKEKSLYKVSKLVETFSGFRIPENKPVLGDNVFTQTAGIHADGDNKNNLYFNDLLPERFGRKRQYALGKTSGKANIQKNLQQLGLHLSDEDIAKVTKRIIELGDKKEVVTKEDLPYIISDVLDSNAVEEKVIVESYVLTHSKGLRPSTTVSIKFEGESIQENAQGDGQFDAFMNTLKKIYKDKGKVLPELTDYAVRIPPGSNSDALCETVITWQLDEKSFKTRGLDSDQTVSAIVATQKMLNII; encoded by the coding sequence ATGGCTAAGAAAAGGAGAATAGAGATCATGGACACCACCTTAAGGGATGGTGAACAAACCAATGGAGTATCGTTTTCCTCCTCGGAGAAACTGACGATAGCTAAATTGCTACTGGAGGAGTTGCATGTTGATCGAATAGAAATCGCTTCAACGAGGGTTTCCCAAGGCGAATTCAATGCCGTTAAAAGTATTACGGACTGGGCCCTGGATGCCGGCTTTATTGATAAAGTTGAGGTTTTGTCCTTTGTTGATAAAGGACTTTCTATCAAATGGATGGTGGAAACAGGTGCAAAGGTCCAGAATCTGTTGACCAAGGGATCTTTAAACCATTTGACCCATCAGTTAAAAAAGTCTCCGGAACAACATTTTGAGGAAATCGGACAAAGTATAGGCCTTGCCCGGGAAAATGGTATAGAAACCAATGTTTATTTGGAAGACTGGAGCAACGGGATGAGAAATTCACCAGAATATGTTTTTCAGTTTCTGGATTTCCTGTCTGCACAACCTATTAAAAGGCTGTTATTGCCCGATACGCTGGGTGTTCTTACTCCAAAGGAATCGTATGATTTTATAAAGCAGGTAAAAGATAGATACCCTGATATGCATGTTGATTTTCATGCCCACAATGACTATGATCTTGGGGTTGCAAATGTACTTGAGGCGGTAAGAGCGGGTGCAGATGGATTACACCTGACTTTAAACGGTATGGGGGAACGTGCGGGTAATGCCCCACTTGCCAGTGCTGTTGCAGTCATCAATGATTTTGTTCCAGAGGTTAAAATTGCGGTCAAGGAAAAGTCCCTGTACAAGGTGAGTAAACTTGTTGAAACTTTTTCAGGATTCAGAATTCCTGAAAACAAACCGGTTCTTGGAGATAATGTATTTACGCAAACAGCTGGAATACACGCAGATGGAGACAATAAAAATAACCTTTACTTTAATGATCTGCTTCCGGAAAGATTTGGTAGAAAAAGGCAGTATGCCCTGGGTAAGACTTCAGGGAAAGCCAATATTCAAAAAAACCTTCAGCAATTGGGATTGCACCTGAGTGATGAAGATATTGCCAAAGTAACAAAACGAATTATCGAATTAGGTGACAAAAAAGAGGTGGTGACAAAGGAGGACCTTCCTTATATCATATCCGATGTCCTTGACAGTAACGCCGTTGAGGAGAAGGTGATTGTTGAGTCCTATGTATTGACCCATTCCAAAGGCTTACGACCTTCCACAACGGTCTCTATCAAGTTTGAGGGAGAATCCATTCAGGAAAACGCACAGGGGGATGGTCAGTTTGATGCTTTTATGAACACCTTAAAGAAGATTTATAAGGATAAAGGAAAGGTGCTGCCGGAATTGACCGATTATGCTGTAAGAATTCCTCCGGGGTCCAATTCTGACGCACTATGCGAAACGGTCATCACCTGGCAATTGGATGAAAAATCCTTTAAAACTCGTGGGCTTGATTCCGATCAGACCGTATCGGCTATTGTTGCCACACAGAAAATGTTGAATATAATTTAG
- the leuD gene encoding 3-isopropylmalate dehydratase small subunit: MAYDKFTILKSSAYPLPIENVDTDQIIPARFLKATERKGFGDNLFRDWRYNSDGTPKNDFVLNKEIYGGKILVGGRNFGSGSSREHAAWAVYDFGFRCVISSFFADIFKNNCLNVGVLPVQVSEEFLAEIFDEIEKDPKTEILVDLQKQEVSLLSTGSKESFAINGYKKENMLNGFDDIDYLQNIKEEIIEFANKRPF; the protein is encoded by the coding sequence ATGGCTTACGATAAATTTACAATATTAAAGAGTAGTGCTTATCCCTTACCGATAGAAAACGTGGACACGGATCAGATCATTCCGGCACGATTTCTAAAGGCTACAGAAAGAAAGGGCTTTGGTGACAATCTGTTCAGAGACTGGAGATACAATAGTGACGGAACTCCAAAGAATGACTTTGTTTTAAACAAAGAAATTTACGGTGGAAAAATACTTGTAGGTGGTAGAAACTTTGGTTCGGGTTCTTCACGTGAACATGCGGCATGGGCCGTGTATGATTTTGGATTCAGATGTGTCATTTCAAGCTTTTTTGCGGATATCTTTAAGAATAACTGTTTGAATGTTGGCGTACTGCCTGTGCAGGTTAGTGAGGAGTTTCTAGCCGAAATTTTTGATGAGATTGAAAAAGATCCAAAAACAGAGATTTTGGTAGACCTGCAAAAACAAGAAGTGTCACTTTTATCCACGGGATCAAAGGAATCTTTTGCTATTAATGGGTATAAAAAGGAAAATATGCTGAATGGATTTGATGATATAGATTACCTGCAGAATATTAAAGAAGAGATCATAGAATTTGCAAATAAAAGACCATTTTAA
- the leuC gene encoding 3-isopropylmalate dehydratase large subunit, which translates to MINTLFDKVWDAHVVRKIEDGPDVFFIDRHFIHEVTSPVAFLGLENRGVGVMYPKRTFATADHNTPTIDQHLPVKDPLSANQLETLERNAGKYGISHWGLGDKNNGIVHVVGPEHGITLPGSTIVCGDSHTSTHGAFGAIAFGIGTSEVEMVLSTQCIMQPKPKKMRININGKLGKGVGPKDVALFIISKLTTSGATGYFVEYSGEVFEQMSMEGRMTVCNLSIEMGARGGMIAPDDTTYDYLKGREFTPKGEDWEKAMAYWKTLKTDEGAVFDKEFSFDASEIEPMITYGTNPGMGIGISKDIPDAEKVEGGKSTYDKSLQYMGFQEGEAMKKKKIDYVFLGSCTNGRIEDFRAFASIVKGRKKADHVTAWLVPGSHIVEDQIKKEGILDILTDAGFELRQPGCSACLAMNDDKVPAGKYAVSTSNRNFEGRQGPGSRTLLASPLVAAAAAVTGEVTDPRELL; encoded by the coding sequence ATGATTAATACCTTATTTGATAAAGTTTGGGACGCGCATGTGGTGCGAAAGATAGAAGACGGACCCGATGTTTTCTTTATTGACAGACATTTTATACACGAAGTAACCAGTCCGGTAGCCTTCCTGGGACTTGAAAACAGAGGTGTGGGGGTGATGTACCCTAAGAGGACATTTGCAACAGCCGATCATAACACACCAACGATTGATCAGCATCTTCCGGTTAAAGATCCGCTATCTGCGAATCAACTGGAAACCTTGGAGAGAAATGCCGGTAAATACGGAATCAGTCACTGGGGTCTTGGTGATAAGAACAACGGAATTGTTCATGTTGTTGGGCCTGAACATGGAATTACCTTACCGGGATCGACGATTGTTTGCGGGGACTCACATACTTCAACGCATGGCGCGTTTGGCGCAATTGCTTTCGGAATTGGTACTTCAGAGGTGGAGATGGTGCTCTCAACACAGTGTATTATGCAGCCCAAGCCAAAGAAGATGAGAATCAATATAAACGGTAAACTTGGAAAAGGAGTTGGTCCAAAAGATGTTGCTCTTTTTATCATTTCAAAATTGACCACCTCAGGTGCCACAGGATATTTTGTTGAATATTCCGGGGAGGTATTTGAACAAATGAGTATGGAAGGAAGAATGACCGTTTGTAACCTGAGTATTGAGATGGGCGCAAGAGGCGGAATGATAGCTCCGGATGATACCACTTATGATTATTTGAAAGGAAGAGAGTTTACGCCAAAAGGAGAAGACTGGGAAAAGGCAATGGCTTATTGGAAGACACTTAAAACCGATGAAGGTGCCGTGTTTGATAAGGAGTTTTCATTTGATGCTTCAGAAATTGAACCCATGATTACTTACGGAACGAATCCTGGAATGGGTATTGGGATCTCAAAAGATATTCCTGATGCTGAAAAGGTTGAAGGAGGAAAATCAACATACGACAAGTCTTTACAGTATATGGGCTTTCAGGAAGGTGAAGCCATGAAGAAGAAAAAGATCGATTATGTATTTTTAGGCAGTTGTACCAATGGCCGTATAGAAGACTTCAGAGCTTTTGCTTCTATAGTCAAGGGACGAAAAAAGGCGGATCATGTGACGGCCTGGTTAGTTCCCGGATCACATATTGTTGAGGACCAGATCAAAAAAGAAGGAATACTTGATATCCTGACTGATGCCGGATTTGAATTGCGCCAGCCTGGTTGTTCGGCTTGTCTAGCTATGAATGATGACAAGGTGCCCGCCGGAAAATATGCTGTAAGTACATCCAACAGGAACTTTGAAGGAAGACAAGGGCCGGGTTCTAGAACATTGCTTGCAAGTCCGTTGGTGGCTGCGGCTGCTGCTGTAACCGGAGAGGTAACAGATCCGAGAGAATTATTATAA
- a CDS encoding dipeptidase — protein sequence MKYIFNSLILLFSTTLILAQTRPPESEYGIRSRAESIHESIITIDTHNDFELENFTTEKNYTQNLETQVNLPKMVSGNLDVSWLVVFTGQGELNKSGYKKAYTHSQKKFDAIHRFTKELAADKIELALTAEDVVRIHDSGKKVAMIGVENAYPIGEDLDRIEEFYDKGARYMSLAHNGHNQFADSHSGEKEGVWLHNGLSDLGKKAIEEMNRLGIMIDLSHPSKEANIQTIKLSKAPVIASHSSSRALSDVSRNLDDEVLLMIKENGGVVQTVAVGTFLNSDKFNAFIEASRPILEEIASELNATFLTIDEIGQLTGEDAEQAYINYEKIMKISEDRTREIAKIYPKVSVSDFIDHIDYMVKLMGIDHVGISSDFDGGGGIVDWMDASESLNVTYELVKRGYTKQEIEKLWGGNLLRVMREVKLVSKKMK from the coding sequence ATGAAATATATTTTCAACTCCCTAATCTTACTGTTTTCCACAACCTTGATTTTAGCTCAAACAAGGCCTCCTGAAAGTGAATATGGCATTCGTAGTCGAGCCGAATCCATTCATGAGTCGATTATCACCATAGATACCCATAACGATTTTGAGCTTGAGAATTTTACAACAGAAAAAAATTATACTCAAAATTTAGAAACTCAGGTAAATTTGCCAAAGATGGTTTCCGGAAACCTCGACGTTTCCTGGCTTGTTGTTTTTACGGGTCAGGGGGAATTGAATAAATCAGGGTACAAAAAGGCATATACTCATTCTCAAAAGAAATTTGATGCGATACATAGATTTACAAAGGAATTGGCAGCAGACAAAATTGAGCTAGCACTTACCGCAGAAGATGTGGTTCGAATTCATGATTCCGGAAAAAAAGTCGCTATGATAGGCGTTGAAAATGCCTATCCGATTGGAGAAGATTTGGACAGGATTGAAGAATTTTACGATAAGGGGGCCCGATATATGTCATTGGCGCACAACGGGCATAATCAATTTGCAGATTCACATTCAGGAGAAAAAGAAGGTGTTTGGCTGCATAATGGTTTGTCCGACTTGGGGAAAAAGGCCATTGAGGAAATGAATCGATTAGGAATAATGATAGACCTTTCTCATCCTTCAAAGGAGGCGAATATTCAGACAATTAAGCTTTCCAAGGCACCTGTGATCGCTTCTCATTCATCCTCAAGAGCACTCAGTGATGTGAGTAGAAATCTGGATGACGAAGTTTTGTTAATGATCAAAGAAAACGGTGGGGTTGTTCAAACCGTTGCGGTGGGTACCTTTCTTAATTCAGATAAATTTAATGCCTTCATTGAAGCTTCCCGGCCCATTCTGGAAGAAATTGCCTCTGAGCTGAATGCTACTTTTTTAACCATTGATGAAATAGGACAATTAACCGGTGAAGACGCTGAACAGGCCTATATCAATTACGAAAAGATCATGAAAATTTCCGAAGACCGAACCAGGGAAATAGCAAAAATATATCCAAAGGTCTCCGTTTCTGATTTTATTGACCATATAGATTATATGGTAAAATTGATGGGAATCGATCATGTTGGGATCAGTTCTGATTTTGATGGAGGCGGTGGCATCGTTGACTGGATGGATGCCTCTGAATCTTTAAATGTAACTTATGAGCTGGTAAAAAGAGGGTATACAAAGCAGGAAATTGAAAAATTATGGGGTGGAAATTTACTGCGTGTAATGAGAGAAGTAAAATTGGTTTCAAAGAAAATGAAATAA
- a CDS encoding FlgD immunoglobulin-like domain containing protein has protein sequence MDKITFQIFFSTIKRNATNAVLKKSVFGKTLLALFVFILSANGIPDWQKNEGKNFKSWTWEVIKETVDVPPPYDSHWSKRAGLQALNHRGKFYIFGGRTPLPPPAPFGASIIHGDGWVSEDKGKTWVNILPSNDFLPPFAQHWPNRAYFQAVKKGSYMYILGGQNFGFPDSDFFNDTWRSRDGIRWSQMTNPSTSDERWEPRAGLSAVVFKGYIYVMGGSQNDDCSILPPEACPPGAPPPRKYYNDVWRSRNGRNWEMVKENNPFDENHWAPRAGGIAVVKDGYMYMIGGEEGFICPPEIPGVPSTAPCPPYFNDVWRTKDGVNWEEMTSEAEWDKRPGHQVVVAQDRLVLFGGFGLGDDNGETPSNPSDVWISNKGKVWKKVNDAPWNATGSQDIKYDFDAVVVRGKNKNQDAIYTFGGDRETFDRDDPNNWMRVDNDVWKFSLPKKSEEEPEAPKGLVLYPNYPNPFEESTMLKYFIPSKSYVSLMIFDRYGRYVTKLVNKNQNAGEYEVEWNGKNYKGKNVRKGIYYARIWHKGKARTIKMLKK, from the coding sequence ATGGACAAAATTACTTTTCAAATTTTTTTTTCTACAATTAAACGAAATGCAACAAATGCAGTTCTAAAAAAATCTGTATTTGGTAAGACTCTATTAGCACTATTTGTGTTTATTTTATCCGCCAATGGGATCCCGGACTGGCAGAAAAATGAAGGTAAAAACTTCAAATCATGGACCTGGGAGGTTATTAAGGAAACTGTTGATGTCCCTCCACCCTATGACAGTCACTGGTCGAAAAGAGCAGGTCTTCAGGCACTGAACCACAGAGGTAAATTCTACATTTTTGGTGGACGAACACCCTTACCTCCTCCAGCACCTTTTGGTGCGAGTATCATTCATGGTGATGGTTGGGTTAGTGAAGATAAAGGTAAGACCTGGGTCAATATCCTTCCTTCAAATGATTTCTTACCACCCTTCGCTCAACATTGGCCTAACCGAGCCTATTTTCAAGCTGTAAAAAAAGGAAGTTATATGTACATATTGGGAGGGCAAAATTTTGGCTTTCCAGACTCTGATTTTTTCAATGATACCTGGAGGTCTCGAGATGGTATCAGATGGAGTCAGATGACTAACCCGTCCACTTCGGATGAAAGGTGGGAACCACGCGCAGGTTTAAGCGCCGTTGTGTTCAAAGGATATATTTATGTAATGGGTGGATCACAAAATGATGATTGCTCAATATTACCTCCCGAAGCATGTCCTCCGGGTGCTCCACCTCCAAGAAAATATTATAACGATGTGTGGAGATCGCGTAATGGAAGGAATTGGGAAATGGTGAAGGAGAACAATCCCTTTGATGAAAATCATTGGGCTCCAAGAGCTGGTGGAATTGCAGTCGTGAAAGATGGATACATGTATATGATAGGTGGAGAGGAAGGATTTATTTGTCCTCCCGAAATTCCAGGAGTACCATCAACTGCACCTTGCCCACCTTATTTTAATGATGTTTGGCGCACAAAAGACGGTGTGAACTGGGAAGAAATGACTTCGGAGGCTGAATGGGATAAACGTCCCGGTCATCAGGTTGTGGTGGCTCAAGACAGACTCGTATTATTTGGAGGATTTGGATTGGGTGATGATAACGGTGAAACTCCCTCGAATCCATCAGATGTTTGGATTAGTAATAAAGGAAAGGTTTGGAAAAAAGTCAATGATGCCCCGTGGAATGCAACTGGTTCTCAAGATATCAAATATGATTTTGATGCTGTAGTTGTAAGAGGTAAAAATAAAAATCAGGATGCCATATACACCTTTGGTGGGGATAGAGAAACTTTTGATCGAGATGATCCAAATAATTGGATGCGAGTTGATAACGACGTGTGGAAGTTCAGTCTACCAAAAAAATCAGAGGAAGAACCTGAGGCACCAAAAGGGTTAGTCTTATATCCTAATTATCCAAATCCATTTGAAGAATCTACCATGTTAAAATACTTTATACCGAGTAAATCCTATGTATCTTTAATGATCTTTGACAGATATGGCAGATATGTTACCAAACTGGTCAATAAAAATCAGAATGCGGGTGAATATGAAGTGGAATGGAACGGGAAAAATTACAAAGGTAAAAATGTAAGAAAAGGTATTTATTATGCGAGAATATGGCATAAAGGAAAAGCCAGAACCATTAAAATGCTTAAAAAATAA
- a CDS encoding xanthine dehydrogenase family protein molybdopterin-binding subunit, with protein sequence MNNLSKTNRRVFIKNLSLLSGGILLACELNSSKDANFNASDKDRFSPNLFVELRKDGSLLLTASRSEMGQGVRTSLTSVIADEMDADWSRVSVVQAPGDDAYGNQNTDGSRSIRTIYEPMRRMGAMAKAMLVSAAAEKWGISEDLCKTELHYVLRSDSNEKLFYGDLVEDAGKFPLPESPSLKSPDEFIYIGKDLASVDVDDFVNGRSKYGLDVKVDQMIYANISRCPVTFGKALSYDGSEAMKIKGVIDVKEIERIEKPFGALGGIAVLADNSWAALKGKEALTIDWDLGENENYSTKEFMDHLTQNVENRAKLIREKGNVNGSLKDADKVVEATYKLPHLVHAPMETPNATAHVQEGFCEVWAPVQAPQLTRQEISDFLGLEIEQVKVNVTFLGGGFGRKSKPDFVLEAVALSKMTGRPVQVLWTREDDIRHSYYHAISAQHLKASLKGSKVTSWLHRTAFPSIASTFAEGVSHAAGFEFQQGMTNMPYDIENIKFENGEAYAHLRIGWLRSVINIIHGFSVNVFADELAGASQKDALEFRLDLIGSDRIYPSNNEYQLNTKRLKNVLSKAAENAGWGRKLPAGHGLGLAVHYSFYSYVASVIEVSVIKDKLKVHDVFTVVDCGTVVNKNTVKAQLEGAAIFGMSLTYYGDISTVQGRVEQSNYHDYRMLRIHEAPNVHVEIVESSEAPTGIGEPGVPVIAPAIINAIFNATGKRYRNLPLSNEGLV encoded by the coding sequence ATGAATAATCTATCAAAAACAAACAGAAGGGTATTTATTAAAAATTTAAGCCTTCTGAGCGGGGGGATTTTGCTGGCCTGTGAATTGAATTCTTCCAAAGATGCAAACTTTAATGCATCCGATAAGGACCGGTTCTCACCAAATTTATTCGTAGAACTGAGAAAAGACGGCTCCTTATTATTGACGGCCTCAAGGAGTGAAATGGGGCAGGGAGTCAGAACTTCCTTAACCTCTGTCATTGCCGATGAAATGGATGCTGACTGGTCGAGGGTATCGGTGGTCCAGGCGCCCGGTGATGATGCCTATGGAAATCAAAATACTGATGGTTCACGAAGTATTAGAACCATATACGAACCCATGAGAAGGATGGGAGCCATGGCAAAGGCTATGCTTGTTTCCGCTGCGGCTGAAAAATGGGGTATCTCTGAGGATCTTTGTAAAACCGAACTGCATTATGTGCTCCGATCAGATTCAAATGAAAAACTGTTTTATGGTGACCTGGTTGAGGATGCCGGTAAATTTCCTCTTCCCGAATCGCCAAGTCTCAAATCACCTGATGAATTTATCTATATCGGTAAAGATCTTGCAAGTGTTGACGTCGATGATTTTGTCAATGGCCGTTCAAAATATGGCCTTGACGTCAAGGTTGATCAGATGATCTATGCAAATATCAGCCGATGTCCGGTGACCTTTGGAAAGGCCTTGTCATATGATGGCTCTGAGGCGATGAAGATCAAGGGTGTAATTGATGTGAAAGAAATCGAAAGGATAGAAAAACCTTTCGGGGCCCTTGGTGGTATAGCGGTACTGGCTGATAACAGCTGGGCAGCATTAAAAGGGAAAGAGGCCTTAACTATTGACTGGGACCTTGGAGAGAATGAGAATTATTCAACTAAGGAATTCATGGATCATTTGACTCAAAATGTTGAAAACAGGGCTAAATTGATTCGTGAAAAGGGAAATGTTAATGGATCTTTGAAAGACGCAGATAAAGTGGTTGAAGCGACTTATAAACTGCCTCATTTGGTCCATGCGCCAATGGAAACACCCAATGCAACAGCCCATGTTCAGGAAGGATTTTGTGAAGTATGGGCACCGGTTCAGGCACCCCAGTTAACAAGACAGGAAATAAGTGACTTTTTGGGATTGGAAATTGAACAGGTCAAAGTAAATGTTACCTTCCTGGGAGGAGGATTTGGTAGAAAGTCCAAACCAGACTTTGTACTGGAAGCCGTAGCCTTGTCAAAAATGACTGGTAGACCCGTTCAAGTGTTATGGACAAGAGAAGATGATATCCGGCATAGTTATTATCACGCCATCAGTGCGCAACATTTAAAGGCTTCATTAAAAGGGAGCAAGGTTACTTCATGGCTCCATAGAACAGCTTTTCCTTCAATTGCTTCAACCTTTGCAGAGGGAGTCAGTCATGCTGCGGGATTTGAATTTCAACAAGGGATGACCAATATGCCTTACGATATTGAGAACATAAAATTTGAGAACGGAGAGGCTTATGCGCATTTAAGAATTGGATGGCTGCGTTCGGTTATCAATATCATTCACGGTTTCTCCGTCAATGTTTTTGCGGATGAGCTTGCAGGGGCATCTCAGAAAGATGCACTGGAATTTAGGCTTGACTTAATTGGATCGGATCGAATATACCCCTCTAATAATGAGTATCAGCTCAATACCAAAAGACTGAAAAATGTACTTTCCAAAGCCGCTGAAAATGCTGGTTGGGGAAGAAAGCTCCCAGCAGGGCATGGCCTTGGATTGGCGGTTCATTATAGTTTTTACAGTTATGTGGCTTCGGTAATTGAAGTATCTGTTATTAAAGACAAGTTAAAGGTGCATGACGTTTTTACTGTGGTTGATTGTGGAACCGTCGTTAACAAAAATACGGTTAAGGCACAGCTGGAAGGTGCGGCAATATTTGGAATGTCACTAACTTATTATGGCGATATTTCAACAGTCCAAGGTAGAGTGGAGCAAAGTAATTACCATGATTACAGGATGTTAAGAATTCACGAAGCTCCGAATGTACATGTTGAAATTGTTGAAAGCTCTGAGGCTCCAACAGGAATTGGAGAACCAGGGGTTCCGGTTATAGCACCGGCAATTATTAATGCTATTTTTAATGCAACGGGTAAGCGTTATAGAAATCTTCCCTTAAGTAATGAAGGGCTGGTATAA
- a CDS encoding (2Fe-2S)-binding protein translates to MINITVNGEQYTLDVSPEMPALWVLRDVLQLTGTKYGCGMGVCGSCSILVEGKAVRSCVTPISNFNNKEIISIEGIYKVNKTVQKAWEELNVPQCGFCQPGQVISAVALLQEKPSPSNEDIDKGMSGNICRCGTYLRIRKAIHLAASKMNESENDDAL, encoded by the coding sequence ATGATTAATATTACCGTAAACGGCGAGCAATATACGCTTGATGTTTCTCCCGAAATGCCTGCCTTATGGGTGCTGAGAGATGTCCTTCAGTTAACAGGGACAAAATATGGTTGTGGGATGGGTGTATGCGGATCCTGTTCGATTCTGGTCGAAGGAAAAGCCGTTAGATCCTGTGTAACTCCAATTTCTAACTTTAATAATAAAGAGATTATAAGTATCGAAGGTATTTATAAAGTAAATAAAACTGTTCAGAAGGCCTGGGAAGAACTCAATGTGCCTCAATGTGGATTTTGCCAACCAGGTCAGGTGATTAGTGCCGTAGCTTTGCTCCAGGAAAAACCATCTCCTTCTAATGAGGACATTGACAAAGGAATGAGCGGCAATATCTGCCGATGCGGTACCTATTTGAGAATAAGAAAAGCCATACACCTCGCGGCTTCGAAGATGAATGAATCTGAAAATGACGATGCATTATGA